Proteins encoded by one window of Streptomyces sp. ALI-76-A:
- a CDS encoding WhiB family transcriptional regulator has translation MADFSRLPGPNADLWDWQLLAACRGVDSSLFFHPEGERGAARSARENSAKEVCMRCPVRAQCAAHALAVREPYGVWGGLTEDEREELMGRARHRLVSASAGGGDTASNS, from the coding sequence ATGGCAGATTTCTCCCGCCTTCCCGGACCGAACGCGGACCTGTGGGACTGGCAGCTCCTGGCCGCCTGCCGCGGGGTGGACAGCTCGCTCTTCTTTCATCCGGAGGGCGAGCGCGGGGCGGCCCGGAGCGCTCGTGAGAACTCGGCCAAGGAGGTCTGCATGAGGTGCCCGGTGCGTGCGCAGTGCGCGGCGCACGCGCTGGCGGTGAGGGAGCCGTACGGCGTCTGGGGCGGGCTGACCGAGGACGAGCGCGAGGAACTCATGGGGCGGGCGCGCCACCGGCTGGTGTCGGCGTCGGCCGGCGGTGGTGACACCGCTTCGAACAGCTGA
- a CDS encoding response regulator transcription factor — MTSVLVCDDSPLAREALRRAVATVPGVERVTTAANGEEVLRRWGADRSDLILMDVRMPGLGGVETVRRLLSADPGARIIMLTVAEDLDGVALAVAAGARGYLHKDASRAELRATVTQALADPTWRLAPRRLRSAEMGAAPTLTAREIQVLEGMSHGRSNAEIGRELFLSEDTVKTHARRLFKKLGASDRAHAVALGFRWGLVR; from the coding sequence ATGACATCCGTCCTCGTCTGCGACGACTCCCCGCTTGCCCGAGAGGCGCTCCGCCGCGCGGTCGCGACCGTGCCCGGCGTCGAGCGCGTGACGACCGCGGCCAACGGCGAGGAAGTCCTCCGCCGCTGGGGCGCCGACCGTTCGGACCTGATTCTGATGGACGTACGCATGCCCGGACTGGGCGGCGTCGAGACCGTCCGGCGGCTGCTGTCCGCCGACCCGGGGGCGCGCATCATCATGCTCACCGTCGCCGAGGACCTCGACGGCGTGGCCCTCGCGGTCGCCGCCGGCGCCCGCGGCTACCTGCACAAGGACGCCTCCCGCGCGGAACTGCGGGCGACCGTCACGCAGGCGCTCGCCGACCCGACCTGGCGGCTGGCTCCCCGTCGGCTGCGCTCCGCCGAGATGGGCGCCGCGCCCACGCTCACCGCGCGTGAGATCCAGGTCCTCGAAGGCATGAGCCACGGCCGCTCCAACGCGGAGATCGGCCGTGAGCTGTTCCTCTCCGAGGACACCGTCAAGACACACGCCCGGCGGCTGTTCAAGAAGCTGGGCGCCTCGGACCGGGCCCACGCCGTGGCGCTCGGTTTCCGGTGGGGCCTGGTGCGCTGA
- a CDS encoding sigma-70 family RNA polymerase sigma factor yields the protein MRDDEAGTAPGAIGGLVHRAVDGDEQATHDLLAHVHPLALRYCRTRLSRLPGDARHFVEDLAQEVCVAVLLALPRYKDTGRPFEAFVFAIAAHKVADLQRAAMRHPGSTAVPSDEMPERPDDSLGPEERALLSSDAEWAKKLLANLPENQRELLLLRIAVGLTAEETGQMLGMSPGAVRVAQHRALSRLRALAEQ from the coding sequence ATGCGCGACGACGAGGCGGGCACGGCCCCGGGGGCGATCGGCGGGCTCGTCCACCGCGCCGTCGACGGGGACGAGCAGGCCACGCACGACCTGCTGGCTCATGTCCACCCCCTGGCCCTGCGCTACTGCCGTACCCGTCTGTCCCGGCTTCCGGGCGACGCCCGGCACTTCGTCGAGGACCTCGCCCAGGAGGTCTGCGTCGCGGTCCTGCTGGCCCTGCCGCGCTACAAGGACACCGGACGTCCGTTCGAGGCGTTCGTCTTCGCCATCGCCGCGCACAAGGTCGCCGACCTCCAGCGGGCGGCGATGCGGCACCCCGGCTCGACGGCCGTCCCCTCGGACGAGATGCCCGAGCGGCCGGACGACTCCCTCGGCCCGGAGGAGCGGGCGCTGCTGAGCAGCGACGCCGAATGGGCCAAGAAACTGCTGGCCAACCTGCCCGAGAACCAGCGCGAGCTGCTGCTGCTGCGGATCGCGGTGGGCTTGACGGCGGAGGAGACGGGGCAGATGTTGGGAATGTCACCCGGTGCGGTCCGTGTGGCCCAGCACCGGGCGCTGAGCAGGCTGCGGGCGCTGGCGGAGCAGTAG